From one Hirundo rustica isolate bHirRus1 chromosome 8, bHirRus1.pri.v3, whole genome shotgun sequence genomic stretch:
- the ANKRD22 gene encoding ankyrin repeat domain-containing protein 22 isoform X1 produces the protein MNIIFSLQPICQAAYNNDYNKVHLLLERNSDYLNVQDSCSGDTPLICACRQGNNRIVNYLLRKHADVNLRNKKDRTCLHYAVRKRFTFLDYVLIIILMPVLLIGYLLMVSKTKQNEHLVKMLLRAGVDVNATDSSGSTALHYACEMKNQAVIPLLLEAQADPSVKNQDGETPLDIARRLQFHNIESMIRKDS, from the exons ATGAATATTATCTTCTCACTTCAGCCCATCTGTCAGGCAGCTTATAACAACGATTACAATAAAGTTCATCTCCTTTTGGAGCGCAACAGCGACTATCTGAACGTCCAGGACAGCTGCAGTGGAGACACCCCCTTAATTTGTGCATGTAGACAAGGAAACAACAGGATAGTTAACTATCTTCTTAGAAAACATGCTGATGTCAACCTCAGAAATAAG AAGGACCGCACTTGCCTCCATTACGCTGTGAGAAAACGATTTACCTTCCTTGACTATGTGCTCATCATAATCCTCATGCCAGTTCTGCTCATTGGTTACCTTCTCATG GTCtcaaagacaaaacagaatgaaCACCTGGTCAAGATGTTGCTTAGAGCTGGAGTCGATGTGAATGCTACAGACTCT tctggcagcacagcccttcACTATGCTTGTGAAATGAAAAACCAGGCAGTCATTCCTCTACTACTTGAAGCTCAGGCAGACCCTTCTGTAAAGAACCAG GATGGGGAGACTCCTTTAGATATAGCAAGAAGATTACAGTTCCACAACATTGAAAGCATGATAAGAAAAGATTCTTAG
- the ANKRD22 gene encoding ankyrin repeat domain-containing protein 22 isoform X2, which yields MGILYSEPICQAAYNNDYNKVHLLLERNSDYLNVQDSCSGDTPLICACRQGNNRIVNYLLRKHADVNLRNKKDRTCLHYAVRKRFTFLDYVLIIILMPVLLIGYLLMVSKTKQNEHLVKMLLRAGVDVNATDSSGSTALHYACEMKNQAVIPLLLEAQADPSVKNQDGETPLDIARRLQFHNIESMIRKDS from the exons ATGGGGATACTCTATTCAGAG CCCATCTGTCAGGCAGCTTATAACAACGATTACAATAAAGTTCATCTCCTTTTGGAGCGCAACAGCGACTATCTGAACGTCCAGGACAGCTGCAGTGGAGACACCCCCTTAATTTGTGCATGTAGACAAGGAAACAACAGGATAGTTAACTATCTTCTTAGAAAACATGCTGATGTCAACCTCAGAAATAAG AAGGACCGCACTTGCCTCCATTACGCTGTGAGAAAACGATTTACCTTCCTTGACTATGTGCTCATCATAATCCTCATGCCAGTTCTGCTCATTGGTTACCTTCTCATG GTCtcaaagacaaaacagaatgaaCACCTGGTCAAGATGTTGCTTAGAGCTGGAGTCGATGTGAATGCTACAGACTCT tctggcagcacagcccttcACTATGCTTGTGAAATGAAAAACCAGGCAGTCATTCCTCTACTACTTGAAGCTCAGGCAGACCCTTCTGTAAAGAACCAG GATGGGGAGACTCCTTTAGATATAGCAAGAAGATTACAGTTCCACAACATTGAAAGCATGATAAGAAAAGATTCTTAG